A window of Malania oleifera isolate guangnan ecotype guangnan chromosome 2, ASM2987363v1, whole genome shotgun sequence genomic DNA:
AGGGCAAAAGCTTTAATTGAGTAATAAGTTCTTTAAAATGAACACGACCATTTTTCTAGCAAAACTCTTTACTTGGAATGTAAAATAGGCATCATGTCCAGGTCAATGAAGAATAGTGAGAGAGCTCAAATAATTAACAAGGGCAGCATTACCGAAGATGTTATTTTATTAATAGAAATAACCACCACGCCCGGTTTGGAGAATGTTGAATGCGTCTTCCATGAAAACATCTTTCTTTACTTTatctatattttatattgagaTGGACAGAAATATGTCATAGGAAATTAACTTTGTAGATTCTTTGTCAAATTTTCTTCCCAAAAAAGGCCGGAAAGAAGAAATGCTTTCATACCAATGGAGCTTCTACAAACTCCCACCCACCCAAAACCTAACAAGGGTTTGGAGAAGAGCCAACCAAGATGATAAGCAACGTGGATCTAGTCATATAGCTTTGAAAAACAGTAACAAAACTTATAATGACTTGAAGAAAATGGTGTGAAGGACGAACCATAGGGGAATTCTTTGTTTCGTCTCCACTGAATTTCGATGTGATCTCCGGGGCGTAAATCACTCAAACAGTCAGAGATATGAAGATCATGAGGAGAAGTATCAACAGGTGGGGCTCTTAGCCTCTCCCATGGCACACAATTCTCAATTGCAATTGCCCTCCTTCCATGTGGTGGGTATCTGCAATAAGAAAACCACATGAAGCTCACTCTTCCAAATCACACATACCATATGTTATCCATTTCCTAGATCATAACCATATGAAGAAATAAGATTTTCTTTTCCTGAAGTTAAAGCCAAGTGccttggaaagaaaaaaaaaacaataacacTATCGAAATAAGTATGTATTAGAATGAGAATCACTGAAAATCAATCTTAAAGAATGACACCTCTCCAATTACCTGGCTTGGAAGGTGTCTGTACTGGGATCATAGCTAAGCTCAGCATCATAGCATGATAACATAAACCCAACATGCCCATTCTGCAAAACAGAACACGCTGTTTCATCATTCAAAGAAACATAACAGAACTCTGCAACACAGATAAATATTTGGACTTAAGAAACTGGGGAACGAAGACTGGGCGCAGAAAATTTTGCGGTACCTCGCGGTTGTAGACCTGAGCAGGGAACCAGAACCTGCCAGTCTCAAGAGCAAGATACCAAGACATGATCGAATTGGCTGGCTGCGAACTCTTCCTCTCACAGCAACTGTGCTGTTTTAGTACAATCCGCGAAATAGGCCAGATTCGAGACAGAAACCTCATCCAAACTCTTCGATTGCCTCGCTCGGCGGCACCCGAATCCTTCCTCGAGGCAACATGCCATTGCCATTCCCGGCGAGCAGCTGGACCCATAAGCCTACCCCATTTCTGTTTCATGTGCCTTTCCCAAAGGTGGTCACTCTTGCACCTCTCCCTCAAAGAACTGCAAACACCAGCCATGCTGCATAGCCCGGCCGGCGGAAGCCTTTCTAGTATGCATTCCAAGGTCAATTCTGGCAAGTCCAGTACAGACACGTCTCTGTTCTCCCCTGTTTCCTCTGCCATGGAAGCAGGGGCGGTCTTCTTCAATGACATTTTTGAGTGGATCAGAGAGAAACTAGCAGAAAGAGCAGTTCTGATGGAGGCAGGGAGGGA
This region includes:
- the LOC131149259 gene encoding F-box protein At2g32560-like, producing the protein MLFFFITCISFFLLHKSLSLKPLPPWTSDVRLLSLWFWKDIPFFSLPASIRTALSASFSLIHSKMSLKKTAPASMAEETGENRDVSVLDLPELTLECILERLPPAGLCSMAGVCSSLRERCKSDHLWERHMKQKWGRLMGPAARREWQWHVASRKDSGAAERGNRRVWMRFLSRIWPISRIVLKQHSCCERKSSQPANSIMSWYLALETGRFWFPAQVYNRENGHVGFMLSCYDAELSYDPSTDTFQARYPPHGRRAIAIENCVPWERLRAPPVDTSPHDLHISDCLSDLRPGDHIEIQWRRNKEFPYGWWYGVVGHLESCDGNENYCLCHNSDSAVLEFNQYTPGSRWRRTTISRKDHREEGNEADGFYGGIRKLRSNSEISTWKQLWPTEVLE